The sequence taataataagttaaaagaGTTGTGATATTTTTTGGTGGTCCACAAATAATTCCtgagattttttaaatatattaacagAACCAGAACAGAAGAGAAACAGAACAAATTTGAGGAAGTTTTTTGCTTTTCTGCTGTAACAGActtctcttctttttaatttaCTGCCATTTCAAGATTTCATATCATATCAAGAACCAGTGAACACAGCTTCTATCtctaccaaaagaaaaaaaaaaacagttgtttaaagaaaatgaaacaaaaaaaagtagcTCACCCCACCCCTATCCACACCACCCCTGTTTTGCTCATTTTTGTATAATAAAGTTAGGCTAAAAGGCATTTTTCTTGGGCTTTGTTCTGTTTCACTCTCACATAAACATAAACCTAAATTGTTAAACACTCCCCATTCTTgccctttttacttttttttctcttttcatttcAATCACAAAATCTCATCTTCTTCGTTGGGCATTTTCCCCTTCCAAGATTACAACTTTATTGATTAATATTATCTAATGTGATAATATTCTCAAATCGGAGAACAACAAGAACACAAAgtcatttgaaatttttagttttgggTATTCTGCAAAAAATGTCTTCTACACCAGCTGAATATCCTTTACAGCAACAGCTACCACCGCCCATGTTTATGAGCCAACAAGCTTATTCGGGTCGTCCGGGTCACGGGTCGGTTGGACCCGTAATCGCTGTTCTTGCTGTTATAGCTGTATTGGGAGCCATCGCTGTAATGATAGGCAGATTGTGTTCGGGTCGGAAGATAATGGGTCGTGGTCAGTACGATTTTGAAGGTTGGGTTGAGACCAAGTGCGCGTCTTGTATTGATGGCCGGGTCGACCCGATACCACGACCGGTAACTATGGCGCCGCCGCCGG comes from Solanum pennellii chromosome 1, SPENNV200 and encodes:
- the LOC107027374 gene encoding uncharacterized protein LOC107027374, with the translated sequence MSSTPAEYPLQQQLPPPMFMSQQAYSGRPGHGSVGPVIAVLAVIAVLGAIAVMIGRLCSGRKIMGRGQYDFEGWVETKCASCIDGRVDPIPRPVTMAPPPVVVAESSSNGSPGGSAPVSVPEPVETREEEASNQQSNLHEHHSHERTES